TGCTAAGCTTCCGGAAATTGTGGAAATCGCAGAGGAATTTGATTTAATCACATACGTAGATGATGCTCACGGGTCGGGCGTATTAGGTAACGGTATGGGCACAGTCAAACATTTTGGCTTATCTGAAAAAGTAGACTTCCAGATTGGAACCTTGTCAAAAGCGATTGGAGCTGTAGGTGGATACGTAGCCGGAAAAAAAGACTTAATTGACTGGCTAAAAGTAAGAAGTCGTCCATTTTTGTTCTCGACTGCTATTACACCAGGTACGGCTGCTGCATGTATTAAAGCAATTGAAATTCTAAGCACAAGTACAGAGTTGCAGCATCAAATGTGGGAAAACAGTCGTTATTTAAAGCAAGGATTAAAAGAGCTAGGCTTTGATATTGGAGAAAGTGAAACACCTATCACTCCGTGCATTATAGGAGATGAAAATCAAACTCAGATTTTTAGTGAGAGGTTAATAGAAGAAGGGGTATACGCTAAATCAATTGTTTTCCCTACCGTTCCAAGAGGAACAGGACGCGTTCGCAATATGCCAACGGCTGCTCATACAAAAGAAATGTTAGATGAAGCACTTCGCATCTATAAAAAAGTAGGCAAGGAAATGAAATTAATCTAAATGTTTGATCTAGGCAGTACACGAGGAGGATATTGAGATGAAAAAAGTATTAATAACGGGTTCTCTAGGACAAATCGGTTCTGAATTAACGACGAAAATGAGAGAGATGTATGGTTCAGAAAATATTATTGCCACTGATATTCGCAAAACGACGAGCGATGTCGTGACTTCAGGCCCATTCGAGATTTTAGATGTAACGGATCAGACTGCGTTATTTACGATCGCCCAAAAACATAAGGTCGATACTATTATTCACTTGGCTGCGCTGTTATCGGCGACAGCCGAGCAAAAGCCGCTTCTAGCGTGGAATCTAAATATGGGTGGATTAGTAAATGCGTTGGAAGTAGCGCGTGAGCTAAAGTGCCAATTTTTTACTCCAAGTTCAATTGGTGCATTTGGTCCAACGACTCCAAAAGACTGGACCCCGCAGGATACGATTCAACGTCCTACCACGATGTATGGTGTTAATAAAGTAGCGGGTGAATTACTTTGCGATTACTACTATCATAAATTCGGAGTAGATACACGAGGGCTACGTTTTCCAGGCTTAATTTCATACGTAACACCTCCAGGTGGAGGAACAACGGACTACGCTGTTGAAATTTATTATGAAGCAGTTAAACATAAGCGCTATACGTCTTATATCGACAAAGGAACATATATGGATATGATGTATATGCCTGATGCATTAAATGCTGTTATCCAACTAATGGAAGCAGACGGTTCTAAGCTGAAGCACCGAAATTCTTTTAACGTTTCTGCAATGAGCTTTGATCCAGAACAAATGGCAGCTGAAATCAAAAAAACGATTCCGGAATTTGTGCTGGCTTACCAAGTAGATCCTGTTCGACAAGCAATTGCTGAAAGCTGGCCTAACCATATAGATTCCAGCTGTGCGAAAGAAGAGTGGGGATTTAAAGCAGAATATAACCTAGAAAAAATGACGAGAGAGATGCTGGGAAAGTTAAAAGTTGAATCACAGCTTGTCTTA
This sequence is a window from Priestia aryabhattai. Protein-coding genes within it:
- a CDS encoding glycine C-acetyltransferase, with protein sequence MTSRRLKEFLNNNLEDLKDKGLYNVINPVEGPNGPVIQIDGKQLINLSSNNYLGLATDERLINACNEATEKYGVGAGAVRTINGTLDIHIKLEEKLAAFKHTEAAIAYQSGFNCNMAAISAVMDKHDAILSDELNHASIIDGCRLSKAKIIPYKHSDMEDLRAKAGEAQKAGAYNKIMVITDGVFSMDGDIAKLPEIVEIAEEFDLITYVDDAHGSGVLGNGMGTVKHFGLSEKVDFQIGTLSKAIGAVGGYVAGKKDLIDWLKVRSRPFLFSTAITPGTAAACIKAIEILSTSTELQHQMWENSRYLKQGLKELGFDIGESETPITPCIIGDENQTQIFSERLIEEGVYAKSIVFPTVPRGTGRVRNMPTAAHTKEMLDEALRIYKKVGKEMKLI
- a CDS encoding L-threonine 3-dehydrogenase, with the translated sequence MKKVLITGSLGQIGSELTTKMREMYGSENIIATDIRKTTSDVVTSGPFEILDVTDQTALFTIAQKHKVDTIIHLAALLSATAEQKPLLAWNLNMGGLVNALEVARELKCQFFTPSSIGAFGPTTPKDWTPQDTIQRPTTMYGVNKVAGELLCDYYYHKFGVDTRGLRFPGLISYVTPPGGGTTDYAVEIYYEAVKHKRYTSYIDKGTYMDMMYMPDALNAVIQLMEADGSKLKHRNSFNVSAMSFDPEQMAAEIKKTIPEFVLAYQVDPVRQAIAESWPNHIDSSCAKEEWGFKAEYNLEKMTREMLGKLKVESQLVLT